A part of Cydia amplana chromosome 24, ilCydAmpl1.1, whole genome shotgun sequence genomic DNA contains:
- the LOC134659251 gene encoding U-scoloptoxin(01)-Cw1a-like yields MSPLRLCGVRLHSVGVLAVLMYILDTSLAQDDQGFVQNEDYPSGVYNEVPKNLLFTCDDKLPGYYADPQTNCQVWHWCVPSIGGNLQYSFVCAPGTVFNQRLRVCDWDYKTDCPNSQSYYGINEDLYKDETGNYINGKK; encoded by the exons ATGTCCCCTCTCAGGTTATGCGGAGTCCGGCTCCACTCCGTCGGAGTGTTGGCTGTGTTAATGTACATCCTAGACACGTCTTTGGCT CAAGACGACCAAGGCTTCGTCCAAAACGAAGACTACCCGTCCGGTGTATACAACGAAGTGCCCAAAAACTTGCTCTTCACGTGCGATGACAAGCTGCCCGGGTACTACGCGGATCCGCAAACTAATTGCCAG GTATGGCACTGGTGCGTGCCAAGCATCGGTGGCAATCTGCAATACTCGTTCGTCTGCGCGCCTGGCACTGTGTTCAACCAGCGGCTAAGGGTGTGCGACTGGGACTACaag ACGGATTGCCCGAACTCGCAGAGTTACTACGGCATCAACGAGGATCTATACAAGGACGAAACTGGGAACTACATTAACGGGAAAAAGtag